AATGCCATAGAGGATATAAAGGCTGCTATGGTAGGAATGCTTGAGCCGGATTACAAGGAAGTTATACTTGGAAAAGCAGAAATAAGGCAGATTTACAAAATATCTAACGTAGGTACTATTGCAGGATGCTATGTACTAGAAGGTAAAATGGTTAGAAATTGTAAGGTTAGAATAATAAGAGATGGAATAGTTATATTTGAATCCGAACTTGCATCTTTAAAGAGATTTAAAGATGATGTAAAAGAAGCGGCAGAAGGATATGAATGTGGACTTTCGATTGAAAAGTTTAACGATATAAAAGAGGGCGATATTGTAGAAGCCTATGATATAGAAGAGATTAAGAAAAAAGAGTTATAAATGGAGAGGTGATAATTTATGACTAATTACAGAAGCGGAAGAATAAATGAGGAAATGAAGAGGGAGATAAGTAATATAATTAGAAATGATATGAAAGATCCAAGACTTAGTGCCATGGTAAGTGTTACAAAAGTGGATGTAACAAAAGATCAAAAATATGCAAAAGTATTTGTAAGTATTTATGGAGAAGATAAATCTAAGGATGATACATTTCAGGCACTTAAAAATTCAGAAAGCTTTATAAGGAGGGAAGTAGGGCATAGAGTAAAACTTAGAAATACCCCGGAAATAATTATAGAAATGGATAATACCATAGAGTATGGTATGCATATAAATGAACTTCTCCACAAAATAAAGGAGAATGAAAAACATGATAATGAATGATATAATAAATAAAATAAAGCACTGCAATAAGATTGCAATAACTTTTCATTCTTCTCCAGATGGAGATGCCATTGGAAGTTCACTTGCATTATTTCAGGGTTTAAAAAAAATTGGAAAAGAAGTTGAACTACTTTCCAAAGAAGAAATGCTAGAAGATTTTAAATTTTTATGCGGCAGTGAAAATATAGACCACAAAAAATTTAAGGTAAGTATGGATACTGAATGTGTAATAGTGTTAGATTGTGGAGACGTAAAGAGAATAAATGCGGAGTTAAACTTCGAAAACAGAAGCTATACTATAATAAATATAGATCATCATTTATCAAATGAACTCTATGGAGACTTGAATTACGTTGACACAAATGCAGCAGCAGTATCGGAGATAATATATCA
This genomic interval from Clostridium kluyveri contains the following:
- the rbfA gene encoding 30S ribosome-binding factor RbfA, which translates into the protein MTNYRSGRINEEMKREISNIIRNDMKDPRLSAMVSVTKVDVTKDQKYAKVFVSIYGEDKSKDDTFQALKNSESFIRREVGHRVKLRNTPEIIIEMDNTIEYGMHINELLHKIKENEKHDNE